CGGTCGGCGTCATCGCCTGCTccatgtcctgtttgttggcgAACACCACAAGGATGGCCTTCTTCAGCTCTTCTTCCTGCCAAACAAAAATCACACCGTGAagagtttatctttttttttttccttcttctttaaGACTGAGGATCAAAACACGAACCTCCAACATGGCCACCAGCTCGGACTTTGAGATGCCCATCCGGTCCCGGTCGCTGCTGTCGACGACGTAGATCACCGCGTCTGTGTTTGAGTAATAACACCGCCAGTAGGGCCTGAGAAAAGATGATCAGAAGGGTTAAAAGGTGGTTATAGAGTGCAAtaacacaaaatttaaataaagtgtggGACGACATTATCAGTGAAGAAATGAGGAGGCAGCTTCAGATTCTTATACCAGAAGACTAAACCTGAATTCTCCGTTAGTTTGTTTACGAGAAGCTCTGCAGTGCATTCACTGCGTCACTCAGACACACCTGATACTCGTCTGTCCTCCCAGGTCCCACACCTGAAACTTCAGGTTCTTATAAGTGACCGTCTCAACGTTGAAGCCGATAGCTGGAGAGaaggacaataaaacaaaatccagatTTGTGCAGTGAAGGCAGGGAGCATAATACTGACTATTAGTTTACTTGTTATTCTAAAGccataaactgtaaaaaaaacatgaagaacaaaagacgtacattttttaatttaatcagagAAGACGACTGTGACCTAAATCTTTCCCTCTGTGATATTGCAGCCTAACAGATTACGTGAAACAAAACATACTGTCTTCAATACGTAAGTTACTTAAATAATCTGTGATATTTATGAGTCAGCAAAGATGATCAAATCTGCAAAACTTTAGTGACCTTGCAGAAATGTGATTAAACTTTAATGTCAGTGAGATACAGTAAAATATGGcaaattaaaacaagtaaaacttgtttttttcagcacCAGTTTGACTTCTTTTTAGTTGAGTCATAAAGGAATGTTAAACAAATTGGGGTTAAGCCTGGAACAGTATACACCTTTACTTGGTGACGCAATTTAGAGTCCACAAAATGTACAGTAACAGGTTTTCCTGGTGCAGCTGAGCCATCTTTGAACTCTAATTATCTCGTCTTGATTGTTTGGAGGAGTCTTAATCTTTTCCTGATGCTCTAattgacaaagaaaaactttaaagtcacaaaaaatgTCACTGCAATCAGTGGATGGAGAGATTTTTAAAGTCGtagataaaaaagtaaagcaatATAGCcaatttattctgttatttcttCCTTTGCGTTCTTAGCTCACAGGGCTCTcttgagaaacaaaaatgtaaccTCAGTGGCACAATTAGACTACCtaactattaaaataaataatatttaggGGATAAAAAGCAGCACATACTGGGAATTGTGGTGACCACCTCTCCAACCTGAAGCCTGTACAGAATGGTAGTTTTTCCTGCACCATCCAAACCCAGGATCAAAATCCTCATCTCCCTGGTGCCAAACAGGCCAGAGAAAAGGCTAGAGAAGAAACCCCCTGAAGAGGACAAAGACAGGAGGAATTAAGCAAAAGGAAAATATGGATTTAGGCAAACTTTACTAACTCTTCATCGTTTTTTAATAAGACTAAACTTCTCTACAAATTAATTTGGCCTCTTAACAGCCAATAACatagtttttaatataaaacatggTTCTGTCTCTATTACAACATCAGAATCAAAACTCAAGGCATGTCAACATCACTGCCATAAATTCATTAGTAACTCTACCTAGCAGCTGAGATTAGCTTAGCTGCTATCTGAGGTTGCAGCATGATGTTTTCCGtcaattaataaataaatatagctGTGAATCTATAGTGATATTAATGATAAGCACTGACATCCTAAATACCGACACGTAAATgatataaaactaataaaagttgacaagaaaacattaaaaaaaactaaaggtttaCTAAATAGCTATCGTTAGCTAACCAAGCTAGCTGGCATCAGCAGCACGTCgcgttaaaagacaaaaaacgaATCAAACACGGATGTATCGGAGATTCATACGTTCTACGCACGTAATTTACACCTAgggtaataaataaaataatataagaTAGTTAAAACGTGTAAAACTCACCCATTTCGTTGACACCACGGACTTCAGACAACAACTTACTGACAGGTTGGTTCCGTCTTGTTGACGTGTCGCTGGAGGACGTCACCCTACTGTCGCTTAAATTGTCGTTCGCACATTCGTCACACAAACAACCTCGTTATCTGCAAATAATCATTACAGAAACTAAGATAAAACCTTTCATGTAACAGCTAATTAGTATTTATAATTCGGAGTTTATAAATGTAAGTCTTGGTTTGCAAttagttaaaaacattatttttttaaacgaaaGTGCAGCTGGTGAAAAGAAGATTTATAAACCGACGGACGCTCCGTGAAGGGTGCGTTCAAGAAGCAAACGTTTCGAAATGTTGTTGCTATTCACTGTAAGCGGGATGTGACGATAAATTTCGTGTTTACTTTGAATGCAACTTTATTCGAAGGAGTTGCCCTCTCTGAACAGCATCAAATTTATGATCACCAGATATTAGAAAGATTTTAAAGCTTAGTGTGAAAGCCGCAACAGTTTGTGCGAATTTAGAGCAAAATGTAACCCTCGTGGGGAATAAGTTCAATATGCGGGAAATGCGTTGAGTTTTGATTATCCGCTGATGGACTTGGAGCCTGCCGCTTGAGACGTCGTTCACCGCCGCCACAGCGTGAGGATGGTGGAGCGGTCGGACCGAGCCCCTTTGCTGGACTGGGAGGAGGTCCCGTCCGCGGAGAAACCCGACGGCGAGCCGCCGGCCCGACTGCCGAGCCCCTCCGACGGCCGCGCCTCGTCGGGATGCTCCGGGTTTGGGTGGAGCAGTGGACCGGGGGGTCCCGCTCCCGGCGCAGACGGCTGCGGAGCCCCGCCCGCGACCTCCGGCGCCCCGGCGGCCGCCGACAAGGCGCTGCCTCCCGACAAGGAGGAGCATCTGTCGGATACAGGAGCGAGGGAGGGGTCGCTGGAGGACAGGATGGTGAAGTGGGAGGAAAAGGACCAGATTGTGTCCGTCTTTGTAGTTACATTTAATACCAGAACAGGTGAGGCGAAAATCATCTGCTAATACACAGGTTTTCAAAAAATAGACaagattttagttaaaacaatagaaaataCCATAtatatttgatgctttttatgcctagaaataaaaaataaggtcCAATCTGCAGACAGACGTGGCTTTTTTATCTGATCATAAGTTTAGACACACCACAAAGTCACGATTACATATCCTGCTGCTGCCTGGCTGCAGAAATTTAACCAAATGTCAGGACGGGGGATAGAAATCAATCAGCCAGTGGCTTCAGCAAAGTTGACTCATGCATCTTTAATGAGGAATGTCTTGAAAACCGGTTGAATTACAATCATGGAGGTCAAATCAAATTAGCACTGAAAGGGTTTAAAGATGATGGAGACGAGCTGCTCTGGATGCAGGGCAGGAGATGTCCCTGCAGGGTGGAGCTGGGCTCTTTATGGGTTTGCAGCAAGTCAGGTTGGAGGAGAATAGATTGGTGAACAGGTTGGGActgatgtgggtttttttttgtttattttcttaagcaaaaacataaaaaaattggGGTCAAATGAGTGTATAGCCTAATTACTGCCACCATGTCAGGTTGTAAAGAGAAAAGcaagaaatgaatgaatttaaacaaatcagaCTAACAATATTTGGATCAATTTAAGGCCTCCGAGAGTCAGAAATAATACCTGCAGTACCGTAATACTTCATGTTTCCTTACaacctgacctttgaccgggCTGATGCAGAAATGTTTCTCCTTAAACCACCGAAGTGTTGCTTTGGCACCGTGTTAAAGATCACTGACCAGTAAAATATGGTTCTGTTTGCAACagagcaaattaaaaatgttctggtttGTAAGATCATTTATAAATCATCGCTTACTGTATTGTATCTGTGTCTGCATACTGTATATTTGTATGAACATGTAAAGATattgaaaatccttttttttaattttgattcttcatgaaatatttgtgtgcattttttttttcaaattaaattttgattCTTAGAAAGCGCAATGGacaacttactatagtatgtgtattTTGTGATttccaaaatcaaaaaaatacactaactATCGTAACGCTtccaaaatgacacaaaatatgTCCAAAACGATATAAAATACACATACTATATGAAAGGCATctaaaatcatgaaaaataCACATAAGGCGTcgaaaatcataaaaaatacacatactatagtaatgcttccaaaatgacataaaatacgtccaaaacaataaaaaatacatatactatagtaagtcgtccaaaatcataaaaaatacactaactCTAGTAATGCttccaaaatgacataaaatatgtccaaaacaataaaaaacacacatactaTATTAAGGCgtccaaaatcataaaaaatacacatactatagtaaggcGTCCAAANGGGGGAAAAGATGGGGGAGAAAGTTTGAAGACCAGACCAAAGGCAAAAAGCTTCATGCCATGTTTACATACCCCTGaccagaatttattttttttccctttttcaagtttttataTGGCAAACCATTccatattttttactttcaactGTTTTNNNNNNNNNNNNNNNNNNNNNNNNNNNNNNNNNNNNNNNNNNNNNNNNNNNNNNNNNNNNNNNNNNNNNNNNNNNNNNNNNNNNNNNNNNNNNNNNNNNNAAAAAATACACTAACTCTAGTAACGCttccaaaatgacataaaatatgtccaaaacaataaaaaatacatatgcTATAGTAAGGCgtccaaaatcataaaaaatacacataccATAGTATTATTTCCAAATGCTGACTCATAAATCACAAATCTTGACACAATCATGACTTGAATTACCTGAAAATACTGAAGTCCTAACAACAAGAATTAGAAAATGGCAATAATGACACATAGTTGTTTGTGGATAGGTGATGGAGGATATGGACCCGGTGTGCAGGCAGACACTGTTGAGGTCAGAGGaaaattaattcatttaaaagaacagaAGGGCTGGcagcaaataacaaaaacttactaaCCGCAGCAAACACAACATGGGAGATGAGAAGAAACAGCCAGTATTTATCTGCAACAAATGATCCAGTGAGTAATGGAGGCTGAGGATTGGGTCATATGGGCCGGGGCTGATTGGTAAATGGACAAATGAGACTTATTACAAActgagctgaggacaggtgacACAAAGAACTCACAAAACTCAACAAAGAGAATAAactaacaacaataaaactataGAAACacgagaaaataataaaacccaaTGCAAAAAATCCTAACAACATGAGTTCCACAATGGCAAAAAATGATTTCGTAATCTCTTTTTTATTCAATAGGAAATGACATAAACTTGGTTAGAGATgttatttgtgttaaat
The DNA window shown above is from Kryptolebias marmoratus isolate JLee-2015 linkage group LG18, ASM164957v2, whole genome shotgun sequence and carries:
- the arl1 gene encoding ADP-ribosylation factor-like protein 1 codes for the protein MGGFFSSLFSGLFGTREMRILILGLDGAGKTTILYRLQVGEVVTTIPTIGFNVETVTYKNLKFQVWDLGGQTSIRPYWRCYYSNTDAVIYVVDSSDRDRMGISKSELVAMLEEEELKKAILVVFANKQDMEQAMTPTEVANALGLPALKDRKWQIFKTSATKGTGLDEAMEWLVDSLKSRQ